Genomic DNA from Bryobacter aggregatus MPL3:
AGAAGAAGACAGAGCCGGAACTCCCCGATCCCAACGCTCGCCGTTTCGAATTCGGTACGCCGGACGGCTATCAGTTCTATCGCGATCTGGGGCCGCTCTCGAATGGCGACGAGAAGTACTTCAAGCACGAGAGTCCTTATTGGACGGATTTACTGGCGCACACTTCTTATGATGAGTTCTGGAAGTCGCGGAATCTGGCGCCGCACTTGAAGGCGGTCACTCCGGCGGTGCTGACTGTGGGCGGATGGTTCGATGCGGAAGACTTGCAGGGGCCGCTGCGCCTTGATGCCTCGTTATCCAAGCAGAGTCCTGTCACGCAGCACACCCTGGTCATGGGACCGTGGGTGCATGGCGGCTGGGCTCGCGGGCAGGGAAGCAAGCTCGGCCCGGTCAGCTTTGGCCAGAAGACGTCGCCCTGGTTTCGTGAGAATGTGGAGTTCCCTTTCTTTGAGCATCATTTGAAGGGGGCTCCAGACCCCAAGCTGAGCCGGGCGATTGTCTTTGAAACTGGCACGAATCGATGGCGCCATTTCGATTCCTGGCCACCTCAAGGCGAGACGAAGCGGCTGTACTTTCATGCGGGAGGCAAACTGAGTTTCAGTCCTCCCACCGAGGCCGAGAGTCTGGATGAATACCTGAGTGACCCGGCCAAACCCGTCCCTTTTACCGGCTACACCACGCTTGGGATGGCGCAGGAATACATGGTGAGTGACCAACGCTTTGCCTCCTCGCGGCCAGATGTTCTCAGCTATTTGAGTGATGTGCTGGAGGAGGACGTGATTGTCGCGGGGCCTCTCCAGCCCCACTTGTTCCTGTCTTCGACGGGGACTGACGCTGACTATATCGTGAAGCTGATCGATGTCTATCCGAATGATTTCCCCGAGCATGGCGGTTACGAGCAACTGCTGCGTGGGGAACCCTTCCGCGCGAAGTTCCGGGAAAGTTTCGAGAGGCCAAAGCCGATCGAGCCCTTGCGGCTATTTGAGGTGAATTTTGAGATGCCCGATGTTTGCCACAGCTTCCGGCGGGGGCATCGGATTCTGGTCCAGGTGCAGAGTAGCTGGTTTCCGCTCGTCGATTTGAACCCGCAGCGTTTTGGCGATGTGCCGAACATGACGCGGGGGGATTTTGTGAAGGCGACGCAGCGTGTCTATCACGATGCAAAACGCCCGAGTGGAATTGGGGTCACTGTGATCCAGCCGGCTCCGTAAGATCAGAAAAGGCCACCCGGGGCAGGGTGGCCTTTTCGTTTGATTCTTAGGTAGGGATGCTTATGCGCGCATAACGTTTTCTGCCATGAGCCCCTTCGGGCCCTGCTTGACCTCAAATTCAACGTCGACGCCTTCATCGAGTGAGCGATAGCCATTCATCGCGATTGCAGAGAAATGTACAAATACATCCTCGCCCGTGGAACGCTGAATGAAGCCGAAGCCCTTCGCGTTATTAAACCACTTCACTTTACCTTTTTCTTTCACCACTGGTGTCTCCTGACTGGCACAGTCCTCCGGAGGTGAGGACTGCATAAAAAAACTTCGCTTGATTCTCTCAAAAGAGTTTTTGGGGTGCAATAAAAAAGTGTCGCAAAAGTCGAAAAGATATGTTAACGAAGTGCCATTATGGCGATGAAATAGCGAAACGAAGGGAAATGCCACCGGATCTCTGCCCGTGGCAGCAGATCCACACTATCTAAAAGCTTTTCCAGCTCCGTCCGGCGCCAAGCTGCCGCGACACTCTTCTGTCCGTCGCTGACCATAGCGAAGTGCCACCGGAAGAACGGCCGGGTGAGGGGTAGAAACCAATACGACAGCCAGTGCCGGAAGAGATCCTGAATCAAAATGACATGCCGGCTGACACGCTCCATTTCGAGCAACAAGAGCCGGCACTGGGCGTGGTCAAAATGGTGCAGAAAGAGGGAACAGTGCACCACATCCATGCTTCCCGCCGCCAAGGGGAGGGAAAAAGCGTCTCCCTGAATGCGCAAACCTTTACTGATTCGTAGATTCCTCAATTTCAGATCGAGACAGAAAATCGTTGCATTTGGGAAAGCTGCCTGTACGGCGGCGCCCATATCTCCGGTGGCGGACCCGATATCCAGGAATCGAAAAGAGGCATTGCTGGCATAAATGCCACGTAATCGGTGCACGAGTTCCCGGTGTGCGAGAGTCCACCGATTGAGGCGCACAAGATCCTGCAAATTCAGGGCTGCTTCCTCATCGGGCAAGGAGTCCAGAATCTCCGCTTCGATCACGCGACGTTGGAGGGACATCATGTAACACTATCCCGTATGGACTTTTTGGCAGGCAACATGGGTTGGATTGAAGTGGTATGCGGCCCAATGTTTTCCGGCAAGAGCGAGGAGTTGATTCGGAGACTGCGCCGGGCCATGATCGCGCGTCGCCGTGTACAAGTATTCAAACCCGTTCTGGATAACCGCTATTCAAAAGAAGAGATTGTCAGCCACAGTGACCAGCGTCTCGGATCGACCACTGTCAACAGCGCCGACGAGATCTTGAAGCAGCTCGATTGGCGGACACAAGTGATTGGCGTTGACGAGGCCAACTTTATGGGCCCCGGCTTAGTAGAAGTGTGTGGGCAACTGGCTGATTCCGGCAAGCGCGTCATTGTGGCTGGTCTTGATACCGACTATATGGGACGGCCCTTTCCTCCCATCCCCGACTTGCTCGCCATGGCGGAGAGCATCACCAAGACCTTGGCCATTTGTATGAGGTGTGGCAATCCTGCAAAACAAACGCAACGCCTGGTTGAGAGCGAGGATCTAATCGTTGTGGGAGCGGCCGGGATGTATGAAGCGCGCTGCCGCGCTTGTTTTGAGGCAGGGGTCCCCAAGCAGGAAATGTTACCCTTCTCGCGACCCGTTTCTCGCGGTTAAGGACGCTATCCTGTTGAGCGCAAAGCGACACCCGCTACGAATCTGGTAAATTGAGCCAACGAGGAGAATCGAAATATGTCCGATATGCAAATAGGGCAGCCACAGGCTGCGAACAGTGGTGGTGGCTTGAAGATCCCGATCCTGTTTGGCGCCGTGATCGCATTACTGGCGTCCAATGTCTGGTTGTTCCTGCAGCTCGATAAGATGCGCGGCGAGATGGACAAGGTCCAGGTGCAACTGGAAGAGAAGTTGAGCGATGTGCGGCAGACGGCTACTGCATCTTCGCAAACCAGCCGCCGCAATCTGGAAGCCATGCAGGAGCAGTTAGAGACGGCGCGCCGCCAGGCCGCCATGGCTGTTGGCCAAGCCAAGGTCGAAGCGGATACGAAGGTGACACAGATGGCTGCCCGTCTG
This window encodes:
- a CDS encoding CocE/NonD family hydrolase translates to MRLVALLLLFHLGSWAQSTPAKPLTAEEQAAYVQANYTKYEYRIPMRDGKRLFTSIYMPKDPLQTYPFLLSRTPYSCSPYGVDRYRASLGPNEMFLKSGYIFVYQDVRGRYMSEGVFVEMTPHRALKRGAQDVDEATDTYDTIEWLVKNIKGNNGKAGIVGISYPGFYAAAGMIEAHPALKAASPQAPILDLFLGDDAYHNGAFYLAANFGFYAFFGKKKTEPELPDPNARRFEFGTPDGYQFYRDLGPLSNGDEKYFKHESPYWTDLLAHTSYDEFWKSRNLAPHLKAVTPAVLTVGGWFDAEDLQGPLRLDASLSKQSPVTQHTLVMGPWVHGGWARGQGSKLGPVSFGQKTSPWFRENVEFPFFEHHLKGAPDPKLSRAIVFETGTNRWRHFDSWPPQGETKRLYFHAGGKLSFSPPTEAESLDEYLSDPAKPVPFTGYTTLGMAQEYMVSDQRFASSRPDVLSYLSDVLEEDVIVAGPLQPHLFLSSTGTDADYIVKLIDVYPNDFPEHGGYEQLLRGEPFRAKFRESFERPKPIEPLRLFEVNFEMPDVCHSFRRGHRILVQVQSSWFPLVDLNPQRFGDVPNMTRGDFVKATQRVYHDAKRPSGIGVTVIQPAP
- a CDS encoding cold-shock protein, with the protein product MKEKGKVKWFNNAKGFGFIQRSTGEDVFVHFSAIAMNGYRSLDEGVDVEFEVKQGPKGLMAENVMRA
- a CDS encoding methyltransferase domain-containing protein, giving the protein MMSLQRRVIEAEILDSLPDEEAALNLQDLVRLNRWTLAHRELVHRLRGIYASNASFRFLDIGSATGDMGAAVQAAFPNATIFCLDLKLRNLRISKGLRIQGDAFSLPLAAGSMDVVHCSLFLHHFDHAQCRLLLLEMERVSRHVILIQDLFRHWLSYWFLPLTRPFFRWHFAMVSDGQKSVAAAWRRTELEKLLDSVDLLPRAEIRWHFPSFRYFIAIMALR
- a CDS encoding thymidine kinase; amino-acid sequence: MDFLAGNMGWIEVVCGPMFSGKSEELIRRLRRAMIARRRVQVFKPVLDNRYSKEEIVSHSDQRLGSTTVNSADEILKQLDWRTQVIGVDEANFMGPGLVEVCGQLADSGKRVIVAGLDTDYMGRPFPPIPDLLAMAESITKTLAICMRCGNPAKQTQRLVESEDLIVVGAAGMYEARCRACFEAGVPKQEMLPFSRPVSRG